The window CTGCTGTGATCTGACCACAGCAGAAAGCCCCGTTAGCCGGTGATTTCCAGCTAACGGGGCTTGAGCGCTTTCGTTGTGAACTCAGCGACTAGGTTGTGGCGGATTTTTCGCAGTCCTGAGTCGGTTTTTTCGCTGCCTCGCTCGGTGCATCTGTGGCGTTATTGCCTTTGGTGGCATTGTCTGGTGTGGCGGTGTTTTCCTCGGTGGCGATTGATGTGTCACGGGTACTTGCCGCGGTTGGCTGGTCGCCAGTGGGTTTAGATTGGGCCGCTTGAGTTGCTGCGGCTGCGGCACTGGCGGCTTGCTCACGCTTGACGATATCTGTGAGTTTGATTTGCTCCAGTAAGTCCAGCAGATCTTTCTCGGCGGAGTCATCGGTGTTGGTGGCTAAGGCTTCGGCGGTGGCGTTGAGGGTGTCTAACCAGTAACTGGAACCGGCGTATAACTGGGCCTTGCGTTGGGGTGACTGGGCGGTCTTGAGCTTTGACTGCAGCCATGCGGATGGTGCAACGCGGGTAAATTTACTTTCCGTGGCGCTGGTCAGTTCGCTGGGGTTTTGCGGGTTGCAGACTAAAGCGGCGCCCCAGGCATAGGTTTTACCGACTTCGACGGCGGGCCGATCGGTGGGAAAGGGAATTTGGATAATGCCGGATTGGGGGGCTTTGACCGATCGCCGCCACAGTAGTT of the Romeriopsis navalis LEGE 11480 genome contains:
- a CDS encoding DUF928 domain-containing protein, translated to MTAQRPAPRKTTRQLVVMGLMAACLTPLALPTLPAAAAPGYRPPRRQSGQRTESTGTRSAGSRIGNLRGCAKDLAVPLTLLMPDHTAQTTMGQPPLFLYLAKPKQLSITFYEIPATGGRKLLWRRSVKAPQSGIIQIPFPTDRPAVEVGKTYAWGAALVCNPQNPSELTSATESKFTRVAPSAWLQSKLKTAQSPQRKAQLYAGSSYWLDTLNATAEALATNTDDSAEKDLLDLLEQIKLTDIVKREQAASAAAAATQAAQSKPTGDQPTAASTRDTSIATEENTATPDNATKGNNATDAPSEAAKKPTQDCEKSATT